In the Malaclemys terrapin pileata isolate rMalTer1 chromosome 3, rMalTer1.hap1, whole genome shotgun sequence genome, TGATTGGCTGTGATTAAGGCAATAAATCGcagagacattttaaaacttaAGGTTCTTTCTTTGATAAAGACCAGGCCTTGCTGGGAACCCCAACATAATCATGTTGAGCTACTACCAAACCAGAGACATTTATTGCACTCTAAGAACCAACATTGACTGAAGGGTTCTTATTCCCCAAACTTTCAGCTAGAGCTTGGACTTGTTGCTTACTATGGCACCTGACCACATAATACTTACTTACACATGAGTAGTCTTacatgagtagtcctgttgacttcagtgagactgctCATGAGTGAAGTCTGGACATTGGTGTTTAGAGTGTCTCTTAGTGTTCCCTTGCTTGCTTCCAGAATTTGGAAACACCTGCACCTGATTGGTAGGAACAGACTAAATTATTTAATAGTAAAACTAAGGTTGTTTGTGGTTATGCAGAATTTTATGTAATAGATCATAATCTTTCACTTTCACGTGCTTTCTACTGGGCCTCTTACTCTTATGCTTCTCTTCATACTCTCTCCTAACCATTTCATTTATTCGCTTTCATGCCAGTCTTTTTGCTTGGAAAAAATATCTAATCCCCATGCATCAAGTGTCTTCCAACTCCTCCCTCAATTCCTTCTGCAAAACCAAACTCTCTCTTTTCCTGTTATAATGTTGTATATATGTGCCTCCGTTAAATGTTCAATATTGATTTCTTATCAAAAGCAGagtaagaacaacaacaaaaaaaaaaaactacttatCTTCTCCCCAACAATGTCttcattctgtttttttcctgtaTAATAAATTTGTCTGACTTAGGGCCATATTCTGCTTTGATTTATACCCCATTCATGGGATGTAAATCAGTGCAAAATGTAAACCTTAGTTTATAAACTCCTTGGGTCAAGGACTCTGTGTTTTTAAAGCACCATATACGTTTACAGTGCTATATACCTAATAATTTTGctaactttgtttttcttttactaaGCTGGTATAGACTTGGATCCCAATCCTAAAAAGACTTTGCATGTGCTGTACTTCACATACTTAATTATCCCTGGGACTTCTCATGGAGCATAATGTTAAGCaaatgcataaatctttgcagaattgAGGTATTAGTTTGTTAGATGTTTGGCTGACAAGGCTTATCTTTATGTCAAGAAGTTATTGGTTCATCTTTGCCAGTAGTCCCTTGCCAAAAAAAAGTCTGAGAATAGCTCTTTTTGTAAAGCCAGGTACAATATTAAGAAATGGGACCAATAGGGCAGATCAGAAAACCCCTTAAGGAAAAGTGTTAGTATTAGGTAAATATAAGCTGCGTGTATTCAAATTCTTCAGAGGGAGAAAAACCATTTGGAGAATTAGGGCAAGTGCTCTGCCCCAGTTTGAGTCTTGAGAACTATGGTCAAAGTCAAATTCAGATCTGTTGCAACTACTTGGAGCAGATCTGAATTTGGGACTATATATTACCAGGCATCAATTTTGATTTaagaatttttaaattattacaagGACTACTTATTTCATTTGCCATCATAGAGTGGCAATTGCTGTGGATACTGCATTGACCTTTTGGGATTGTGCACATCAGTGTGTGAAAATCAATTGACTTGTGAAATATTTAAGAAATGCCAGAGTGAGCAACAACACTGCTTAGGTAAAGCACTTCATTCTCTCACATGCAGTGACCATTTTGAATGTTTTATGGTATTGGGATATATCCTCTTTTACTTTTTGACTTGAGTGCCATGGAATATCATGGACTACATTCAACTCTACATTTAATTTaactctgacttcagtgaaattataCCTGCTTACACCAAGCCAAAAAGTGAACATATTAAGatggttttgatgaatttccaTATTTTCCTCTGAGCATCTACTTTTACCTATTAATAATAGGCAATGGTACTGTACATGGAATCATAAAAATGCtagactggaagagacctcaacaggtcatctaatccagtcccctgcactcaaggcaggactaagtaataaccagaccattcctgacaagcatctaacctgttcttaaaaacctccagtgatagcCTAGGAAGGTTATTGAATTTctatttgttccagtgcttaactatcctgacagttaggaagcttttcctaatgtccaacctaaccttccttgcttcaatttaagccctttgcttcttgtcctatcctcagaagttaacgaaaacaatttttcatccttctctttgtaacaatcttttatgtacttgaaaactgttatgtcttgcctcatttctcttttccagactaaacaaacccatttttttcaatctttcctcataggtcatgttttctagatattTAAtcatttgttgttctcctctggactttctccagtttgtacatatctttcctgaaatgtggcacccagaactggacacaatactccagttgaggccacatCAGTGtgaagtagagcagaagaattacttctcgtgtcttgcttacaacactcctgctgatacgtcccagaatgctgtttgcttttttttgcccAGTGTTATACTTTTGACTCatctttagcttgtgatccactataacccagagatccctttctgccgtactccttcttagacagtcatttccattttgtatgtgtgcaactgattgttccttcctaagtggagtactttgtgtttgtccttattgaatttcctcctatttacttcagaccatttctccagtttgtccagatcattttgaattttaatcctatcctacttgcaacccctcccagctttgtatcatccacaaactttataaatgtactatCTATGCCATAATCTAATCTAATAAACCTCAAATGTTCATGCTTTGGAAATACAATGGTAGTCACCTGCAAATCAAAAGTACCAGATTTTGTGTTTTCAATTATATACAAGATGATTTAAAAAACCTACTTCATCAAAACATATCAAGTATAAATGTGCAGCATTACATGTAATTTTAAAGATAGAGCAAGCAAAAATATCTTGTTTATTTTCTTCTAGACTggtaaagaaaataaattttgGTTGATGCAAACTAATCATCAAAGCAAATTAAATACTGAAATATTGAATAACTTTAACAGTAATAAACAAATGCATATAGCCTGAAATATGCATTTAAATTTTACATTATTAGATTAAATTAACATCCTGACAGTTTTGTTTGTTAAACTAAGACTTTGAAATGCACAAGATTAGATTATATGTGAAGCAATTGAGCACAACTGATAACAAAAAAATTAGTGATGCTTGTGTACAAATGTTAAACAATCAGGCTCACTTTATAGAAATACCCTCTGTATTAATTGTGTGGTTCAGTAGCAGAAAAGAGCCAAATTATCTGAATAGCATTATTGCTACCTAATAAGGTATCTATTGCATTTACAGGATAGCTCACCTACCATTTCATTAGGTGGCATAATATGATTTAGCATGGGAGGATTATTTTCTCTCCCTGTAACTCATGTTGATGAGGTCTGAATATGATGGGATTAGAACTATCCCGCTTCTAGAATTGTATGAAAAAGAACATTGCTTTCCAATTCCCAGTCTGATAGACTCAAGGCCACCAAGAGTGGGtttgggccccagtgaaaaaattttttcgggccccctaGCAAGGGTGCACCGGCTAAActgggccgacgagagggggagAGGCCGagcccccttctggaccgccaggccctggtaatttgtaccggttTCCCCCACTCTCGTCGGCTCTGGATAGACTGTAGCCTGTCTATGACAGCTGAGCTCTTATAAAAGTAGTTACAAAAGCTGTTAAATGTTTAGCacccaaatttatttatttatttattgaagctTTAAACTGTTGTCAAATAGCCAGTTCCTGGCAACGACCACTACAGAATACTTCACCTAGCAGAAAGGTTGAATATTTTATTATACATTAAACCTACTTGTCTCCAAATATTAAAATGCACATGTTTAAGATTCCCCAGCTTTGCATACCTTCTCAAACTAGACTTAAGGGCATTAAATTAAACTCATATGGTTCTTCCTTATTTCAAACAGAACTGCTACATTCATTAGATTCTTTGCTATTTTAGCATGCAATGAAATGAAAATCATTGTTTTTAGGACTCATCAGCTACAGCAATTTAGAATTTCCATGGAAAAGTTTGTAAGGTATGCAAAAAAAATTTCCAAGCTAGCCAGTATGAACTAGATAGTCGCCTCTCAGGGCAGGTCTGCACTACAGGGTTAAGtagacctaagttacgcaactccagctatgtgaataacacagctggagtcaacgtagcttaggtcaacttactgtggtgtctacaccacactGGGTCCAAGgaagagtttctcccatcgacttaccttatgcttcttgtCCCGGTGGAGTGCCATCATCGATGAGAGAGCAatctgtggtcgatttagcgggccttcactagacccactaaatcaacccctGGTGGATCAATCACTGCAGCATTGATCCACGGTAAGGGTAGACGTGCCCTCAGAGTGCACATACTCTCTTTAGAGTAAACTAACCTTAATTAGTTTGGTCTTACCCCAATGTTTCACAATTTGTATCACTCTGAATGTGCTATTATATAAGAGATGTGCAACTTGTATACTAGAAGATGCTTGTTGGAGCAGAACCCTGAGAAAATCAagacaaatgtattttttaaaaaaaaaacaacattgtttAATAGTATCAGTTTGAGAAGTTTCAAtacttccctttaaaaaaattaaacaagtgaAGTCACAATTTTTCTAATGAGAACAATTCAAATTTATCAGAATTTTAAACATAAATATAGTTTTGGATTATAAGTGCATGTCATGTGTTGATTATTATATAAGTAAAAAACTAATTTGAAAATTCTAACCCTCTAAGAGTAGCCATACTCAATACATCAAAATATTTGCAGGCTTCAAGTTCAAATAATTCCTGATGCTCTTCCAATAACTATTAGGGCAAGTTTTTACTTTATTGTAGGTGCTAGATGATCTAATTTTAGCTTTTATCAGCCTTGTGTACAATTCTCATCATTCCCATGTATCCAGAAACAAATCTGGGCATACTTGAGAGGAGTAATTCGTACTGCTACATTATAATCTTGCTGCACACCATTGACATCCACCCACTGATGACCTGAATAAATAGCAATGATCTTGCGTTTCCATTTCTTCTTGTTTGGCTCTTTAAGGCGGAGATAGACTCCAGAGCCAATAGACCCAGGCTCAGCATCACAGTACTGGTAGAAGAGATCACTGGATTCATCAGACACGCTACAAAATCGATAGACCAACTGTCCAGATCGATCATCATCAAAACCTGAGAAGTGGATCATGCTACCAGGCATCTTTCTGATTGTTGGGCTGATTCCTAGCTCCATATATTTCTTTTTGTGAGGGCGCTTGAGCTCAAGAACAGCATAATCATAATCCAGGGAAACATCCCCAGTTACGCCTTCAAACCAGCCTTTTGGGATCTGGGTACTCTTTACTCTGGTCCACTGGAAGGAAGGTTTACTATCAGAGGTTTTCTGACTCCTCCCTGTTGCCTTTTGTTTTCTGCCACGACCTTTGGATCTCTGCTTCAATTCTGAGGTACGCTCACTGTGATCTCTTGCCACAGAAACATCTCTCTTACCCCTTTGAGCACCTCTGCGTTTCTTGCCCTCACCTCTAGATCTCATCTTCAGCAATCCCACCCTCAGCTTTTTGCTGCCCTTGATGTAATCCTTGCCATTATGAATACAGTGAGCGGCTGTTAGAACGTGCTTGGGAGAAATAAGAATGCCACTGCAGCCTGTGGAAATCTTCACAGCTGTGCTAAAAGGGAAGTTGGTCATGAACCGCTTGTCAGAGATGCTGAATCTGCTGTCTGTGCCATATATCTGCCTCTTTCTTCTTGAGGATGTTCTTGTGGTGGTGTTCTTGGCTGCGCCAACTGCTAGCCCTAGAACATTCACGTGAGTCAGGGTCCGTGTGCCATTCTCAAAAACAGTCTCATAGGACAGAAACTCCTTCAGGTCAGACAAGCTTGGCCCTGGGAGTCTCCTTTGGCATTCAATTCCACACACATTACTCAGTTCTAATTTGGCTTTTGCCTcaaatttagggctgtcaagggaGAAAGTCCGTTCGCTCACAATCTGGGGTACCTTCTTCAAGTGCCAGGTGAAATCTTGTTCTGTTTCGGCTCCATCAGTCAGACATAATATGGGAATGGAAAGCATCAATAACAGCAATATATGTCCCATTGTGTTAATGTGTGTTGCTCTGAAAAAGGGAGAATAGAGACTcaaattgatattttaaaaattaaatttatctGATTATATTGTATGACTACAGCACTATACAATATTACCATCAAAATCAGTGTGGTAGAATATTAGCATCCACGTTACAAAAGAAACAGGAACTCATTGAATCTTCATTCATTTCCCCACATTTTGATCTTTATAATTCTACTTCTGTTATTca is a window encoding:
- the PRSS35 gene encoding inactive serine protease 35 is translated as MGHILLLLMLSIPILCLTDGAETEQDFTWHLKKVPQIVSERTFSLDSPKFEAKAKLELSNVCGIECQRRLPGPSLSDLKEFLSYETVFENGTRTLTHVNVLGLAVGAAKNTTTRTSSRRKRQIYGTDSRFSISDKRFMTNFPFSTAVKISTGCSGILISPKHVLTAAHCIHNGKDYIKGSKKLRVGLLKMRSRGEGKKRRGAQRGKRDVSVARDHSERTSELKQRSKGRGRKQKATGRSQKTSDSKPSFQWTRVKSTQIPKGWFEGVTGDVSLDYDYAVLELKRPHKKKYMELGISPTIRKMPGSMIHFSGFDDDRSGQLVYRFCSVSDESSDLFYQYCDAEPGSIGSGVYLRLKEPNKKKWKRKIIAIYSGHQWVDVNGVQQDYNVAVRITPLKYAQICFWIHGNDENCTQG